CAAGGCTACGCTTATTTCCAGCCAGTCGCGCCATTTTATTTTCTGATAGACGGTGCTGGCCTCCTGTCTTACTTCCTGCAATAAAAGGGCCTGGTCTACCTGAATAGGGCTTGAAGGGGTGGCATTCTGCCATAGGTTTTTAAGATCTTGGTCTAGCATAAGGCGGGGCTTAAACAGGTGAATAATTTTTCTCTAATGCGTTTCATCTTCACGGCCACATGGTTTTCTGTGAGGCCGGTCACTGTGGCAATTTCTCGGTAGGGCAGGTCTTCCAGGTACAGCAGGACCAGCGAGCGGTCAGAGTCATTCAGCTTTTGGATGCAGTGGTGCAGTGCCTTTAACCGCTCTTCGGTGGCGGGGTCTGGAGTCTCCTGGGGCAGGTTCAGGAACTGGATACTGTCCAGGTGCCGGGTGCGCTTCTGGTCATTCTGGTAACGCAGGCGGGCCTGCAGACACACGTTAAGCGTAACCCGGTACACCCAGGTCTGGAGCTGCGCCTCCCCCCTGAACGTGGCCAACGACTTCCAGAGCTGGAGCACCGTTTCCTGAAACAAGTCTTGGGCGGCCTGGTGGTCTGGCGCGTAAGACCGGCAAACCCTATAGATGCGGTCTTGGTTGGAGTGCAGTAGCTGCAGGAAGGTAGTTTCCAGTGGTGTTTGCATGGGCAGTAGAAGGCCGGTTCACATAGTTAGTGCGGTCTGGCCCAGGAATATGACAGCAGAGACTGGAATTTTTTTGAGGGAAGCGCAGAAAGCCCCTTTTAAGGCCATTTTGGCTAAAACTGCCCCAAAACTTGCGGCAGGGTTTCCTGGGAATTAGTGTTGTTTTAGGCCTGTTTTAAGAAAATAAGGCCTCAAAGGGAATAGACCTTACAGATTTTAAGCGGTGCTACCCAGGGTTACTTATCGGGAAGTGCCTAAATGCCTGGAGAAAATTTAATGGAAAAAGCCGGTAATGCCTCACAGAACAGGTATTGCGTTTAAGGACTGCTTTCTGAAAAACGGCTTCAAAACAAAGCCACCTGTATTGGCCGGGATTTGTACTCCCGAACGAAAGAAAAGCAGGTTTGCCATTCGCCGGGAAACGGGACCGGAAACGCCGGAAAATGCCTATCCGCGTCTACCTCCTCCGGATCGCAAATCTGGAAGAGCTAAAGCATGATGAGAGGCATAAGAAAGCTAAACGAGCCAAATGCCCTCTCTCACCAGAACTCTCCTGACTACGGGAGAGGAGGGCGGCGCTCAAAGCAATTGTTTTTCCCAACTGTCCCTTTCAATTAAAAGGTGCTTTCTTAAATTAGAGCCATGAAATATAAACTACACCTTATAAACAACGGCTTGACCAGAAGCTTTTCCGGAGTGCTGGTAGCCGGTTTGCTGCTGTCATCCTCGCTGGTATCTGCCCAAGTGAAGAACCCCGTAGTGGATAGCATTATCAAAGAAGCCACCGAGAATTCACAGCTGGAGCCCATGGCGCATGAGCTGTTAGATGTGATTGGCCCGCGGTTGGTAGGTTCGCCGCAGATGTTGCAGGCCAGCGACTGGGCTATAGAGAAATACAAAGGCTGGGGTATTGCTGCCCGGCGTGAGAACTGGGGCGAGTGGCGCGGCTGGCAGCGGGGCGTCTCGCACATAGACATGGTACACCCTCGCGTAAAGTCCCTGGAAGGCATGCAACTGGCCTGGAGCCCAGGCACCAAAAGCAAAGGCGTGACCGCCGAAACCATCATCTTGGACGATGTAGCTGATTCTGTGGCGTTCCTGAAGTGGTTGCCCAGCGTGAAAGGAAAGTTTGTGCTTATCTCCATGAATCAACCCACCGGCCGACCAGATTATAACTGGCAGGAGTTTGCCACCAAAGAATCTTTTGAGAAAATGAAGACCGAGCGCACCGCCCAGACTGAGGCCTGGCGCCAGCGCATAGCCAAAACCGGCCATACGGCCCGCACGTTGCCCGTGGCCCTGGAGAAAGCCGGTGCCGCAGGGGTGGTGATGTCCAACTGGTCTTCGGGGTTTGGGGTAAATAAGATTTTCAGCGCCTATACTAAAAAGATACCTGCCGTAGACATTGCCCTGGAAGATTACGGCATGTTGTACCGTCTTACCCAATCTGGACACAAGCCTAAAATCAGCGTTCGTGCCGATGCCAAAGAGACCGGTGTGGCCAAAGCCTTCAACACCATCGCGGAGATAAAAGGCACTGAGAAACCGAATGAATACGTGCTGTTGTCGGCGCACTTTGACTCCTGGGACGGCGGTTCCGGGGCCACCGATAACGGAACCGGCACTCTGGTCATGATGGAGGCCATGCGCATTCTCAAGAAAGTGTACCCTAACCCCAAAAGAACCATTCTAGTAGGTCACTGGGGTAGCGAGGAACAGGGCCTGAACGGTTCCCGCGCCTTTGTGGAAGACCACCCCGAGATTGTGCAGAACCTGCAGGCCCTCTTTAACCAGGACAACGGAACCGGAAGGGTAGCCAACATCTCGGGTCAGGGCTTCTTGCATGCCTATGACTATATCAACCGCTGGTTACTTCCGGTGCCGTCCAGCATCAAGGAGTCTATCCAGACTACCTTTCCAGGCACCCCGGGCGGCGGCGGTTCTGACCATGCCTCTTTTGTGGCAGCCGGCGCGCCCGCCTTCTCCCTGAGTTCTTTAAGCTGGTCGTATGGTACCTACACCTGGCACACCAACCGCGATACCTATGACAAAGTAGTGTTTGATGACGTGCGCAGCAACGCCATTCTTACCGCCATTCTCGCCTACATGGCCAGCGAAGACCCGGCTAAAACACCCCGTGAGAAAAGCGTGCTGCCCGTGAACGCCAGAACCGGCGAGCCTATGAAATGGCCTGAGCAACGTAGCCCTACCCGCAAAGGCGGCCTGGACTAAAAGAGACACGATTGAGGTTTGCTGTTCCTGGTTTTGGATAGCCATTCCTGAAAACTTGACCTAAGTGATTACTTGCAAAAAGCTTCCCTTCAAAGGCATTTACAATGCTAATGAAGGGAAGCTTTTTATTTTGCCTTCACCCTAAATCAATCTGAAGAGTTGCCTAAGATGAAATGAGGAATAATCGTAAAGTGAAATTCAGGAATGAGGGCCAAGGCAATTGCTGAAAAGTATAATGGGTTATAAAAAGGACAGGGTGAGCTTTATAAGTAGATGTGATAGATTTAGAATTGGCGTAAAAATAATAATTGTAATACGAACATATATATATAAAATGCAATATTGGTATTGAGTTAGTCATTATCTTTGTGCGTTTTTAAAAGGCAATAAAAGTCTGGGGCGTGGGTAGTATAGTGATTGATTGGATAAAGCAAAAGTGGACTTACCTGGTAGGCTGTTCCGCAGAGTTCTCTATGGAGAACCGCGTTTACAACACGTTTTGTATTATCACGCTTTTCGGGGTGGGGTACAATATCCCGTTTAACCTCATTACCGGACTGTACGGACCTTTCTTTGTGACCGTATTCCTTTTGGGACTGGTTTCATTTGCCTTGTATCTTTCCAGGTTTAAAGGCAAATACCAGCTGAGCTTTCTCATTTTGTCGGTGTCAATCCATGCGGGGCTAGGGATCAATTATTTCTTTAACGACGGGATTACGGGGCCTACGCTGGTGCTGTTGTCCTTGTTTTTCTTCCCTATTCTGGTGGTGGCCTCCAAGCGCCGCTACTGGATCTGGACCACCATTAACGTGGGACTTATTCTCACGCTGGCTTTGGTAGAATACCTGTACCCAGAGGTGATTCTAGGGCGCTACCTTACCCGCGAGACACGTTTTATTGACATGGTGTCTACCTATCTGATTGTGATTATGTTGATTAGGGCCTGTACCGTTTTCCTGCTCAACCATTACAACAATGCCCATAAAGCGGCCCAGGAAGCCAATCTGGCCCTCCAGAAACTGAACCAGGAAAAGACCAAGCTGCTTTCCATTATTTCACATGATTTCAGGGCCCCATTAGCCAACATTCAGGGCTACCTGCAGTTTCTGACCAAAACAGACATTGCCCCAGACCAGCGGTTAAAGATTAAAACGCAGCTGCTCCAAAACACGCAGACCACGCTAGATATGCTCACCAATGTGCTTACCTGGTCTAAAAGCCAGATGGAGGGCGGGGAAAAGGCACTGGTCTCCATTAACGTCAATACGGCGCTGTCTGCTTCCCTGGAGCTTTTCAAGGACATGGCCATCCATAAAGACATCACCCTTAAGTACAGCTTAGGGGAGGATATTTTCATTGTCAGCGACGAGGAGTTTCTGCAACTGGTGGCAAGAAACCTGGTCAACAACGCCATCAAATTCACAAAGCCCGGCGGAGCCATTGAGGTAAGTGCCGTTAAAAATGGGTCAAACCTGCTCTTATGCGTCAAAGACAGCGGAAACGGGGAACCTGCTACCATCACCCCTGATATTTTCCTGCTGAACAGCGGCCCTTCTTACGGAACCAACCGGGAGAAAGGGGTAGGCTTAGGTCTGGTGCTTTGCCGCGAATTTGTGGAAGAGCAGCAGGGCCGCATCTGGTTTGAAACCCAGCCTACTTCAGGGGTTAGCTTCTTTGTAGAGGTTCCGTTGGTGCCAGAGAGGATGGAGCTTTCCTTTGTTTTAGAACAGACAGCCTTGCCTAAAGCGGTTTAAGCTCGTTTTTAAGAAATCTGGCGGAAAGCTTTACCCTTAAACCAATCCCTGTAAAAAAGCGGGCCGTTGAGTAATCCTTTTCTCTGGTTCAAGTTTTCAACTTAGACCTGCCGTGGGCTGAAGTTTGCAACTCCCGGAAGGAAATAACCTCAAACTTTATGGATATTAGAAGGTAATGCTGCCCGAAAAGAGGAAATTTTAGAAGGTAATGCTGCCCTGCCTTCTAGGTGGAGTCTGCGGTTAGGAAACGCTGCACCGTTTTGAGGCTGTTTTGCATAAAACAGGCTTAAAACAGAAATAGCTTACTTATTCTACTTCCAAGCGTTTGCCGGTCACGTAAAAATTGGGTTCCACTAATATATGAGAGGAGCCTTTCACCACTTTAGTGTCTTTCCAGCTGTTAGCCACGGGCTTGAGCCATTTGGGTTTTCCGTTGATCAGCACTTTCACGGGCATGGCGAAGGTGGGGAGGCAGTTGGTCCAGCGGTAGGAGAGTTTGTTGCCCTTGAGTTGGTATTCCAATTCGGGAATTCTGACATTACGCAGGTACTGGTCAAAGAAGGCGGTGAGGTTCATGCCGGTTTTCTGGACCAGGTACTGTTCAATTTGCGCGCCGGTCACAGTCTGGTGGTAGAAGTCCTGGTTGAGGCCACGCAAGATTTTCCGCCATTTCTTGTCATTGCCTACCAATTGCCGGAGCGTGTGCAGCATGTTGGCGCCCTTGTAATACATATCACCGGAGCCGGGGTAGTTGAGGTCATATTTGCCTACCACGGGACGGTCGTTTTTAATGGCTTTGCGGGTGCCAATCACGTAGGCGCTGCTGGCTTCTTTGCCGTAATGGTAGTCCAGAAAGAGGTTTTCTGAATAGGCCGTGAACGCCTCATGCACCCACATATCGGCAATGTCTTTGTAGGTGATGTTGTTGGCGAACCACTCATGGCCGCTTTCATGAATGATGATGAAGTCAAACTTGAGGCCCCAACCGGTGCCGCTCAGGTCCCTGCCCAAATAGCCGTTCTGGTATTTATTGCCGTACGTCACCGAGCTCTGGTGCTCCATGCCCAGGTAGGGCACCTCTACCAGTTTGTAGCCGTCTTCATAGAAAGGGTAGGGGCCGAACCAGTGCTCAAAAGCCTTGAGCATGCGGGGTACGTCTTTAAACTGCACTTTGGCTTTCTCCAGGTTCTCCGGCAAGACATAGTACGTGCAATCTAAGGGGCCTTTCTCCCCGGGGTACACCTCATAAAAGGAAGTATAGACGCCCACGTTCACGTTCACGCCATAGTTGTTAATAGGGTTGGTGACGGCCCAATGATAGGTTCTGGTGCGGTCTGGGTGTTCCTCTACCTTCCGGAGCCTTCCGTTAGAGACGTCTACCAGCGGCATGGGCACGTTCACGCGTATCATCATGCTGTCGGGCTCGTCATACATGTGGTCCTTGTTGGGCCAGAAGAGGCTGGCGCCGTCGCCCTGCACCGAGGTAGCGATGAAAGGATTGCCCTTCGCGTCCTGTTTCCAGGTGACGCCGCCGGTCCAGGGTGGGTTCACGCTTACCTGGGGCTTGCCGCTGTAATACACCTCCACGCTCTGCACCGCGCCGGGCACCTGCGGTTCTTGCAACTGAATAAACCAGGCGTTTCCGTCTTGCCGTACCACCAGGTTCTGGCCGTTCTGCACCACCCGCTCCATGCGCATGGGTGGCTGCAGGTCCAGCTGCATGGTCTGGTGCGGCTTCAGGACTCTGTAGGTAACCTTGTTCATGCCTTGAAAGGTGCTGTCCTTGGGGTTTACCTTGATAGAGAGGTCATAGTGCGTTAGATCCCACCAGACGCGCTCTGGCGTAATAGAGCCGCGCAAGGTGTCATGCCGGGTAAAGGAGGGCGGCGTGTTTTGGGCCTGGGCCGAAGGCATAGATGCAGCCAGGAACAGGGAAAGTGCCGCAACAAACCACCGTACATGAGTGAGTTTCATAGTCAATAGGTTAAGAATTGGTCAACTAAAAGTGATGCCTGCCAGGTGCCTTTCCGTTTTGGGCCTGTTTTCCGGAAAACGGGCCCAAAACGGAAAGGCACCGCTTTCTGAAATGAAAACTAAAAACGCTTTACCCTACCTCAACCTCTCAGAAAGCACCTGCACCTCTTCCAGAAACTGGTCTACCTGCTCCTGCGGGGTAGCCCAGGAAGTGATGAGCCTGACAGCCGAGAAGCCTTCCTCCATTTTCCGCCAGACAAAGAACCCGTACTTTTTTGAGAGCTCCACAATAAGGGCATCTGGTAAAATAGGGAAAATCTGGTTGGTCTCAGGTTGGCTCAGGAAGGAGTACCCCAGGCCCTGCAACCGCACTGCCAGACGCTTGGCCATTTGGTTGGCGTGCCCGCCTAAGGTAAACATAAGGTTGTCTTTAAGCAATTCCGCAAACTGCATCCCAAACAGACGCCCCTTGGCCATGAGCGCGCCGCGTTGCTTTATGTAGTATTTGAAATCTTTCTGCAGGGCCGGGTTGGCCAGAACAATCGCCTCGCCTATAAGTCCGCCGCATTTGGTGGCGCCCAGGTAGAAGACGTCTGTGAGCGCGGCAATGTGGGCCAGGGTAAGGTCGTTTTTTTCGGCAGATAAGGCCATGGCCAGCCGGGCGCCGTCCAGGAACAGCAGCAGGTTGTTTTGCTGGCAGAAGGCGTAAAGGTCCTGCAGTTCCTGCCTGGTGTAAATGGTGCCGATCTCCGTGGAGTTGGAGATGTAGACAATGCGAGGCTTCACCGTGTGGTACTCCGGAAACTTGTTCAGCAGCGGCTGAATGGCCTCTGGCCGAAGCTTTCCGTCTAGGGTAGCCACCGTTTCTATCTTGTGACCGGTGGCTTCAATGGCCCCGGCCTCATGGTTGTTGATGTGGGCGGTCTCGGCGGCAATCACAGATTCATACGTCTTAAGGAAGGCCCCCGGCACAATGAGGTTGGCCAGGGTGCCGCCTGCCACCAGGTGCACGTCTACCTCGGGCTTTTGGCACAGCTGTTTAATGGCCGCCACAGACTCCAGGGTGAAGGTGTCGTTTCCGTAGCCGGGCTGCTGCGTGAGGTTGGTCTGCAGAAGGCGTTGCAGAATATTGGGGTGACAGCCTTCGCTGTAGTCATTGGTGAAACTGTATAGCATGGGTGCATTCATTAAATACCGGAGATTAAGCCAAAGATAAGGCAGTATGCTAAACCATACCCCAAATTTCCTGGTGGGTTCATCCCAATTCCTTTAAATCCGTTTTACGGATAATAGGAAAGTCTAAACTTCAATTCTCCATGAACTACAATCTTTTAGGCGACACCGGGGTGCTGGTCTCTGAACTGTGCCTGGGCGCCATGACATTTGGCGGCGGCGATAACGCGGGAATCTGGGCCCAGATTGGCCAGTTGCAGCAAGATGAGGTAAAGCAACTGCTCAAAACCTCTGCAGATGCCGGCATCAATTTCATAGACACCGCCAACGTGTACTCGTTCGGGCAGAGTGAGCAGCTGGTGGGCGAAGGTATTCGGCAGGTAGGCCTGAACCGCGATGACCTGTTCATTGCCACCAAAGTGCGCGGCAAAATGGGCGAAGGCGTGAACCGGCAAGGCTTGTCCAGGTACCACGTGTTCCAGAGCGTAGACGCCAGCCTGCAGCGCC
This Rufibacter radiotolerans DNA region includes the following protein-coding sequences:
- a CDS encoding RNA polymerase sigma factor, which translates into the protein MQTPLETTFLQLLHSNQDRIYRVCRSYAPDHQAAQDLFQETVLQLWKSLATFRGEAQLQTWVYRVTLNVCLQARLRYQNDQKRTRHLDSIQFLNLPQETPDPATEERLKALHHCIQKLNDSDRSLVLLYLEDLPYREIATVTGLTENHVAVKMKRIREKLFTCLSPALC
- a CDS encoding M20/M25/M40 family metallo-hydrolase, encoding MKYKLHLINNGLTRSFSGVLVAGLLLSSSLVSAQVKNPVVDSIIKEATENSQLEPMAHELLDVIGPRLVGSPQMLQASDWAIEKYKGWGIAARRENWGEWRGWQRGVSHIDMVHPRVKSLEGMQLAWSPGTKSKGVTAETIILDDVADSVAFLKWLPSVKGKFVLISMNQPTGRPDYNWQEFATKESFEKMKTERTAQTEAWRQRIAKTGHTARTLPVALEKAGAAGVVMSNWSSGFGVNKIFSAYTKKIPAVDIALEDYGMLYRLTQSGHKPKISVRADAKETGVAKAFNTIAEIKGTEKPNEYVLLSAHFDSWDGGSGATDNGTGTLVMMEAMRILKKVYPNPKRTILVGHWGSEEQGLNGSRAFVEDHPEIVQNLQALFNQDNGTGRVANISGQGFLHAYDYINRWLLPVPSSIKESIQTTFPGTPGGGGSDHASFVAAGAPAFSLSSLSWSYGTYTWHTNRDTYDKVVFDDVRSNAILTAILAYMASEDPAKTPREKSVLPVNARTGEPMKWPEQRSPTRKGGLD
- a CDS encoding sensor histidine kinase, which translates into the protein MENRVYNTFCIITLFGVGYNIPFNLITGLYGPFFVTVFLLGLVSFALYLSRFKGKYQLSFLILSVSIHAGLGINYFFNDGITGPTLVLLSLFFFPILVVASKRRYWIWTTINVGLILTLALVEYLYPEVILGRYLTRETRFIDMVSTYLIVIMLIRACTVFLLNHYNNAHKAAQEANLALQKLNQEKTKLLSIISHDFRAPLANIQGYLQFLTKTDIAPDQRLKIKTQLLQNTQTTLDMLTNVLTWSKSQMEGGEKALVSINVNTALSASLELFKDMAIHKDITLKYSLGEDIFIVSDEEFLQLVARNLVNNAIKFTKPGGAIEVSAVKNGSNLLLCVKDSGNGEPATITPDIFLLNSGPSYGTNREKGVGLGLVLCREFVEEQQGRIWFETQPTSGVSFFVEVPLVPERMELSFVLEQTALPKAV
- a CDS encoding M1 family metallopeptidase, with amino-acid sequence MKLTHVRWFVAALSLFLAASMPSAQAQNTPPSFTRHDTLRGSITPERVWWDLTHYDLSIKVNPKDSTFQGMNKVTYRVLKPHQTMQLDLQPPMRMERVVQNGQNLVVRQDGNAWFIQLQEPQVPGAVQSVEVYYSGKPQVSVNPPWTGGVTWKQDAKGNPFIATSVQGDGASLFWPNKDHMYDEPDSMMIRVNVPMPLVDVSNGRLRKVEEHPDRTRTYHWAVTNPINNYGVNVNVGVYTSFYEVYPGEKGPLDCTYYVLPENLEKAKVQFKDVPRMLKAFEHWFGPYPFYEDGYKLVEVPYLGMEHQSSVTYGNKYQNGYLGRDLSGTGWGLKFDFIIIHESGHEWFANNITYKDIADMWVHEAFTAYSENLFLDYHYGKEASSAYVIGTRKAIKNDRPVVGKYDLNYPGSGDMYYKGANMLHTLRQLVGNDKKWRKILRGLNQDFYHQTVTGAQIEQYLVQKTGMNLTAFFDQYLRNVRIPELEYQLKGNKLSYRWTNCLPTFAMPVKVLINGKPKWLKPVANSWKDTKVVKGSSHILVEPNFYVTGKRLEVE
- a CDS encoding threonine aldolase family protein — encoded protein: MLYSFTNDYSEGCHPNILQRLLQTNLTQQPGYGNDTFTLESVAAIKQLCQKPEVDVHLVAGGTLANLIVPGAFLKTYESVIAAETAHINNHEAGAIEATGHKIETVATLDGKLRPEAIQPLLNKFPEYHTVKPRIVYISNSTEIGTIYTRQELQDLYAFCQQNNLLLFLDGARLAMALSAEKNDLTLAHIAALTDVFYLGATKCGGLIGEAIVLANPALQKDFKYYIKQRGALMAKGRLFGMQFAELLKDNLMFTLGGHANQMAKRLAVRLQGLGYSFLSQPETNQIFPILPDALIVELSKKYGFFVWRKMEEGFSAVRLITSWATPQEQVDQFLEEVQVLSERLR